A genomic region of Anopheles coustani chromosome 3, idAnoCousDA_361_x.2, whole genome shotgun sequence contains the following coding sequences:
- the LOC131258665 gene encoding uncharacterized protein K02A2.6-like — MQQQHQLFAQLLQQPKSASQPSQPTNSVPSNPEVIMDALSSSITEFRYEAESDVTFGAWFARYEDLFAQDASRLDDAAKVRLLIRKLGPAEYAREGFCNQQNGRRQRRKSKKWNKRTPVETRFVTINVCKVTQARKFVDLLIGNKKVRMQLDTGSDITVVGRSAWDQLGRPTLKPVGVCARTASGSQLQLDGEFTARVTIGDRTKVVVIRVIPAELQLLGADAIEQFQLGSVPMDHFCNAISTEALKWESKFPKMFSGSGLCTKANIQLRLKDNHRSVFCPKRPVAYAMQAIVEKELDRLQDLGVITRTDYSDWAAPIVVVRKQNGSIRICGDYSTGLNSALQSHEYPLPLPEDIFATLAQCQFFSKIDLSDAFLQVEINEQYRPLLTINTHRGLYHYNRLPPGIKIAPAAFQQLMDAMLAGLNRTSGYMDDVVVGGRTEREHDENLLNLFRRIEDYGFTIRAEKCAFKMTQIEYLGFIVDSQGLRPNPEKIAVIHELPAPRNVSEVRSFLGAVNYYGKFVPKMRDLRYPLDVLLKNESQFEWTRECEDAFRKFKEILASDLLLTHYDPNAEIVVSADASSVGLGATISHRFADGSMKVVQHASRALTKAEAGYSQIDREGLAIIFAVKKFHKMLYGRHFRLQTDHRPLLRIFGSNKGIPVYTANRLQRFALQLQLYDFSIEYVKTDQFGNADVLSRLIREHAKPDPEYIIASAELEEDVSSVVINCINLFPLHFRDVAKATESDPVLRQVTKYIMEGWPRDKSYGEDLARFFHRSEALSTFRGSILFGERVVIPRKLQRRCLEQLHEGHPGIQRMKAVARSYVYWPSIDRDIAEYVKTCHACAVASKSSPREKPVSWPATKKPWERIHIDYAGPVDGDYFLVMVDAHTKWPEVVRTCSTTTKATIAMMRGIFARFGYPETLVSDNGPQFVSSEFEDYCCRNGIDHVKTAPFHPQSNGQAERFVDTLKRKMQKIHEGGATREESLDIFLASYRMTPNPVVRNGQTPAEAMLGRKVRTALELLKPPSAEKEAPPVGDKRFGSGDAVYTKMYARNSWRWVPARIVRELGTVMFEVETEDRKVHRRHLNQLRERGAATPINAPSNTVEPNRLPLDLLIDPAPQETRPISPAGQQINTSDTVASPRPVPFVTSRRRQPIQEPRRSSRPRRPPRRLDEYRLN; from the exons atgcaacaacagcatcagTTATTCGCCCAATTGCTGCAGCAGCCGAAATCCGCATCACAGCCTTCCCAGCCGACAAATAGTGTTCCCAGCAATCCCGAGGTGATTATGGATGCTTTATCGAGTAGCATCACGGAGTTTCGTTACGAGGCGGAATCGGACGTAACTTTCGGTGCATGGTTTGCACGATACGAGGATCTGTTTGCGCAGGATGCCTCTCGCCTCGACGATGCAGCTAAAGTGCGTTTGCTGATACGCAAGCTGGGACCCGCCGAGTACGCGCG AGAGGGTTTCTGCAACCAACAAAACGGTAGGCGCCAGCGGCGAAAATCCAAGAAATGGAACAAGCGCACTCCGGTAGAGACAAGGTTTGTTACGATAAACGTCTGCAAGGTGACGCAAGCAAGGAAATTCGTCGACCTTCTGATCGGCAACAAGAAGGTGCGCATGCAGCTCGACACCGGTTCGGACATCACGGTGGTTGGACGGAGTGCATGGGACCAGTTGGGTAGGCCAACATTGAAGCCGGTAGGAGTATGCGCGAGGACAGCGTCTGGCTCGCAGCTGCAGCTGGATGGGGAATTTACGGCAAGGGTAACGATTGGCGACAGGACAAAGGTCGTCGTTATTCGCGTCATACCAGCAGAGTTGCAGCTTCTGGGAGCAGATGCGATCGAGCAGTTCCAGCTCGGGTCGGTGCCAATGGACCACTTTTGTAACGCGATAAGCACGGAAGCGCTAAAATGGGAAAGCAAGTTCCCTAAAATGTTCAGTGGAAGTGGATTGTGCACTAAGGCAAATATTCAGCTGCGGCTGAAGGATAATCACCGTTCAGTATTTTGTCCCAAACGTCCGGTTGCATACGCGATGCAAGCTATTGTGGAAAAAGAGCTAGACCGCCTGCAAGACTTGGGTGTTATCACCAGAACGGACTATTCGGATTGGGCAGCCCCAATCGTGGTAGTGAGGAAACAGAACGGCAGTATAAGAATATGTGGAGATTATTCAACTGGCCTGAACTCAGCTCTCCAGTCCCATGAGTATCCACTACCACTTCCAGAGGATATTTTTGCAACACTTGCTCAGTGccagtttttcagcaaaattgaCCTTTCGGACGCGTTCCTGCAGGTGGAAATAAATGAGCAGTATCGTCCGTTACTTACGATAAATACGCATCGCGGACTATACCACTACAACCGCCTGCCACCCGGGATAAAAATTGCACCAGCGGCATTCCAGCAGCTGATGGATGCAATGCTCGCCGGATTGAATCGTACATCCGGGTACATGGACGACGTAGTCGTGGGAGGAAGAACAGAGCGTGAGCACGATGAGAACCTGCTAAACCTTTTCCGGCGCATCGAAGATTACGGATTTACCATCCGCGCGGAAAAGTGTGCATTCAAAATGACTCAAATTGAGTATTTGGGGTTCATCGTTGATAGCCAGGGTCTCAGACCGAATCCCGAAAAGATAGCAGTAATTCACGAGTTGCCGGCGCCAAGGAATGTGAGTGAAGTACGATCCTTTTTAGGAGCCGTGAATTATTACGGGAAGTTCGTTCCAAAGATGAGAGACCTTCGGTACCCTCTGGATGTGCTGCTGAAAAACGAGTCACAATTTGAATGGACACGCGAGTGCGAAGATGCCTTTCGGAAATTTAAAGAGATACTGGCCTCCGACCTGCTCCTGACGCATTACGACCCCAACGCGGAAATAGTGGTTTCTGCGGATGCTTCGTCGGTTGGTCTAGGCGCAACGATCAGCCATAGATTTGCTGATGGATCGATGAAGGTGGTGCAGCATGCTTCACGAGCCCTAACGAAGGCAGAAGCAGGGTACAGTCAGATCGATCGTGAAGGTCTAGCGATCATTTTTGCCGTTAAGAAATTCCATAAAATGCTGTACGGACGCCATTTCCGGTTGCAGACGGATCATCGACCACTGTTGCGCATTTTCGGCTCCAACAAGGGCATACCTGTTTACACAGCCAACAGGTTACAGCGTTTTGCTCTGCAGCTTCAACTGTACGATTTTAGCATCGAATATGTTAAAACGGATCAATTTGGCAACGCGGACGTGCTCTCAAGGCTAATAAGGGAGCACGCAAAACCAGATCCAGAGTACATCATTGCAAGCGCTGAGTTGGAAGAGGACGTGAGTTCCGTTGTAATAAACTGTATTAACCTATTTCCGCTTCATTTTAGAGATGTCGCGAAGGCAACGGAATCCGACCCGGTACTGCGGCAAGTAACAAAATACATTATGGAAGGTTGGCCGCGAGACAAATCATACGGCGAAGATTTGGCTCGCTTTTTCCACAGAAGCGAGGCCTTATCCACGTTCCGGGGAAGTATTTTGTTCGGGGAGAGGGTGGTCATCCCAAGAAAGCTACAGCGGCGTTGCTTGGAGCAGCTGCACGAAGGACATCCAGGGATCCAAAGGATGAAGGCGGTGGCTCGCAGTTATGTGTACTGGCCAAGCATCGATAGAGACATTGCCGAGTACGTGAAAACATGCCACGCCTGTGCAGTAGCATCGAAGTCCTCCCCGCGTGAGAAACCCGTTTCCTGGCCAGCTACCAAGAAGCCCTGGGAGCGCATCCACATCGATTATGCCGGTCCAGTTGACGGTGATTACTTTTTGGTAATGGTTGATGCGCATACAAAGTGGCCAGAGGTGGTAAGGACGTGTAGCACTACGACAAAGGCTACTATTGCGATGATGCGGGGCATCTTCGCAAGATTTGGCTATCCCGAAACGTTGGTCAGCGATAATGGACCCCAGTTCGTATCGTCCGAGTTTGAGGATTACTGTTGTAGAAACGGCATAGACCACGTGAAAACCGCGCCGTTTCATCCTCAATCGAATGGGCAAGCTGAGCGTTTCGTGGACacgctaaaaagaaaaatgcaaaagatcCACGAAGGTGGAGCCACACGAGAGGAATCACTCGATATTTTCCTTGCATCTTATCGGATGACTCCCAACCCGGTTGTAAGAAATGGCCAAACTCCGGCGGAGGCTATGCTGGGGCGAAAGGTTCGGACCGCCCTAGAACTATTGAAACCTCCCTCCGCAGAAAAGGAAGCACCGCCAGTGGGTGATAAACGGTTCGGTAGCGGTGACGCCGTTTATACCAAGATGTATGCTAGAAACTCTTGGCGGTGGGTTCCAGCACGGATTGTACGAGAACTAGGTACGGTGATGTTCGAGGTGGAGACCGAGGATCGCAAGGTGCATCGCCGTCACCTGAATCAGCTTAGAGAGCGCGGTGCTGCCACGCCAATTAATGCACCTAGTAATACCGTAGAGCCGAACCGATTGCCGTTGGATTTGCTCATCGATCCAGCGCCGCAGGAAACAAGGCCGATTTCTCCTGCAGGGCAGCAAATCAACACATCGGATACGGTTGCATCTCCACGTCCAGTCCCTTTCGTGACTAGCAGACGACGGCAGCCGATACAAGAGCCACGCCGGTCTTCTAGGCCTAGAAGACCCCCACGTAGGCTCGACGAGTATCGTCTCAATTAA